A region of Pristiophorus japonicus isolate sPriJap1 chromosome 32, sPriJap1.hap1, whole genome shotgun sequence DNA encodes the following proteins:
- the LOC139240542 gene encoding probable G-protein coupled receptor 139: protein MPVHLSFVEKFFGKIPFDHKARASTPALTGISGSNERRRMYLRINEFTILGFVFEIQKIYYPLLAVVGVPANSMTIVILSRGKCGLSKCVTCYLVAMAAADLLVVITDLILRQIPIAHRLYFMLGIPVCNIHAVFLYAATDCSVWFTVTFTFDRFVAVCCQKLKTKYCTENTAALVHGTVTVLSCLKNIFWYFIYLPWYSFTNAPWFCYVSVLVMVSHLWATLELLHSILTPCIPFVLILLFNALTIRYILVASRARRRLRDHSSEGNLSDIEMERRRKSIILLLIISGNFILLWAVFMLFSIWNRLRYLGYDTLHLPSYIKEIGFMLQLLSCCTNTCIYAVTQKKFREQLKNVVKCPFLRIVKFIKW from the exons atgcctgtccacctgtccttcgtggaaaagtttttcggaAAAATCCCTTTTGACCACAAGGCC AGAGCATCAACTCCGGCACTCACAGGGATCAGCGGCTCTAACGAGAGGAGAAGAATGTATTTAAGAATCAATGAGTTTACAATACTAGGGTTCGTTTTTGAGATACAAAAGATATACTACCCCCTTCTGGCTGTGGTCGGAGTCCCTG CTAACTcaatgacgattgtgatcctgtctcggggaaagtgcggtctctccaaatgtgtcacttgctatttggtggccatggcagcggcggatctactggtcgttatcactgacctgatattgaggcagatTCCAATTGCTCATCGTCTATATTTTATGCTGGGAATCCCCGTGTGCAATATCCACGCCGTCTTTctttatgcagccacagactgttctgtctggttcacagtcactttcacctttgatcgattcgtggcagtttgttgccagaagctgaaaacgaaATATTGCACTGAGAACACCGCAGCTCTGGTTCATGGGACAGTGACTGTGTTAAGCTGTTTAAAGAATATTTTCTGGTACTTTATATATTTACCTTGGTACTCGTTTACCAATGCTCCCTGGTTCTGTTACGTGAGTGTTCTTGTTATGGTTTCACATTTGTGGGCAACACTCGAGCTTCTTCATTCTATTCTAACCCCTTGCATCCCATTCGTTCTGATTCTGCTATTCAATGCTTTAACCATCAGATACATTTTAGttgccagcagagcccgcaggagactccgggatcACAGCAGCGAGGGTAATCTCAGTGACATAGAGATGGAGagacgaaggaaatccatcattttactgctcaTTATTTCAGGGAATTTCATTCTGCTATGGGCTGTGTTTATGTTGTTTTCTATTTGGAACCGGTTGCGGTATTTAGGTTATGATACTCTACACCTACCTTCTTACATAAAAGAAATAGGattcatgctccagctcctgagttgctgcacaaacacttgtatttatgccgtgacccagaaaaAGTTCAGAGaacagttgaagaatg